In the Chloroflexota bacterium genome, CAAGGGCAGTACGTCAACCGCGACGGGTGCAACGCGACCGGGTATGTCGGGTGGCGAGCGCCGACTCCGGACAGCGACGGTGGCCGGTACACGCGCGAGGCGGCCGGCTATGCGCGGTTCGTGGCTGGCCTCCCGCGCCGCGACGACCGTACGCTGACGGTCCAGCTTGCCAACGAGCCGAACCTCAGTGAGATGTGGGGCGGGGTTGTCGATCCGGCAGCGTACGCGCGCTTCCAGGTGGATGTGGCGGCAGCCATCCGCGCGCTTGGCGATCCGCGCATCCGCGTCCTCAACGCCGCGCTCGCGCCCGAGGGGAGCCTGGACAATCTCGAATTCATCGCGGCGGCGCTGACGGCAGAGCCGGCCTTCGCGCAGAGCTTCGACGCCTGGGCCTCGCATCCGTACCCACGAAACCAGCCGCCTGCCAACAACCTCCACGACGGAACGGCCTTGCCGAACAGCCGATACGCCATCGATGCGTACCAGTTGGAGTTGGAGACGCTGGCACGACACGGCGTGAAGAGTGACCAGCTGCGGGTCGTGTTGACCGAGACCGGCTACGAGCTTGGCGACCGCCACTACGGCGAGTACCCGCCGATCGGCGATGCGCTGCGGGCCGACTACATGGCCGAGGCGTTCGCCCACTGGGCGCGCTGGCCCGAGGTGCAGGCCGTGACGCCGTTTCAGCTCTCAGGCTGGTACGGCTCCTGGCGCTCGTTCGACTGGGTCCATCCGAGCAGCCTGACCGGGCCGCACGGCCTGCCCACGCAGCCGCGCCTGCAGTATGGGCGGCTCCTGCTCGGGATGGGGATGGTGACCGGCTCGGTGCAGGACGATCGCGGGCGGCCAGTCGGCGGCGTAGACATGGTGGCGGAGCCGGGCGGCTACCTCGCCACGTCGCTGCCCGATGGATCGTTCGTCCTGTTGGCACGGCCCGGCGAGTACACCCTCCGCGCCTCACGGACCGGCTTCGTTCCGGAGACCATGACCAGGGTGCCGGTGGCGGCCGGAACGCAGACGCCGCTGGCCATCCGCCTGCCCGCAGAGCCAAGCCCCACGTTGCGCAACCCGGGCTTTGACGACGACGATCTCTCCGGCTGGACGGCCTGGGGCGACGTTGACGGAACGCAGGCCGGCCCATGGTTTTTCGGGATCGAGGCGGCAGCCGGTGCGCGCTTCGTCGGGACCGCCGTGAACTGCGGCGCGAAGGATGGCGGGCTGTACCAGACGGTGAGCACGACGCCCGGTACACTGGTGACAGTGGAGGCGGCGACGCTGACCCGACGCGACGGGGCGGCCCCCATCGCCAACCGAGTGGGCGTCGATCCCTGGGGTGGTGCCGATCCGCGGGCGGCAACCATCATCTGGTCGGAACCGGTCGAGACGCACAGCGCCTGGCAGCGGATCACGCTGGCCGTGCAAGCCGAGTCAGACCGGGTGACGGTGTTCCTGGCGTTCGATCAGGATGCCGCGAACCCCTGGAACGTGAGCGCCTTCGACGATATCCGGATGCAGCAGACGCCTTGACGGCTCGGAACGCGGTTGGCGCGACGGCTTGCCGCTCCGCAGACAACCTGACACGACAGGGAGCGATGGTGATGGCCGACGATCTGTTGAACGACGGAGAGGATTGGGACGCCCCGCGTCCGTATCCGCGCCCGATTGGGCTCGAAGGGGCGCGCTGGACGGTGAGCGTCTTCCACGAGCTGGGAGATCTCCTGCCGGAGAAGATGGAGCTGATCGACGGCAAGCTGTTCTGGTCGAGGCGCGAGCGCATCGGGATGCTGGCCGCGATGCTGGAGCAGGTCGGGCTGGTCGATGCCGTCAGGCTGGCCCCGAAAGAGCTGTGGCTGGAAGCCTTGCGCCGCGTCGAGGCCGAGGAGCAGGGCGGGTAGAGTGTCTACAACCTGGACGCCGGTCGTCGGCCGAGCCGGCCGCGCTCGGCGGTCAGTCCATGTGGAACATCTCGGGCAGCAGGATCGCGAAGCCGGTCTCGGGATCGGTGTCGATCTCGATCATGTCCCTCATGTAGGCCTGCCAGCGGGCGTTCACCGGGTCCGAGGCCAGCGTGCGCTGCATGGCGGCGAGATCCTCGACCTCAAGGTAGGCGAACAGGCGCGAGCCGTCCCGAAAGATGCTGTAGTTGCGAATGCCGGCCCCGCTGAGGGCTGCGACCATCTCGGGCCAGATCTCGTCATGCCTGCGCCTGTACTCGGCGGGGTCCGCGCCGGGCTTGAGTTTGATGATGAAGCCGATCCGCTGCATGAGCACACTCCAGAGGGCCGGTCAGCCTGGTGACGGTGAGACGTTTGCCGGTCAGTCCGCCGTCGGACCGGCCGGGGCTGCGTCGCCCAGGATAGCCGAGACGTCCATGTCCAGGTCGGGCGTGCAGAGCGGGCTGACGATCTCCCCACGCCGCGCGAGGCTGGTCAAGCGGTAGCCTCGCGCGGTGGGCTGCCGGTAGATCTCGACGCGTTCTCCGCTCAGATCGACGATCCAGGACTCGGGGATGCGAGCGCGCGCATAGATGGCACGCTTGCGCCCGCGATCTTTTCGCAGGGAGTTGTCGGCCGCCTCCACGATCAGGAGCGTGTCCGCGGCGCTCGGATGCCGATCCTGCGGCGCACTCCGGCGCACCAGCGCCAGATCTGGCTCGGGTTCACACCGATCATGCAGCCTGATCGGGTGCTGCACCCTCAGCCGCACCCGGCCAACCAGCGGCGCAAAGATCTCGGTAGGTCGGGTGACGCACCAGGCGTGCGGCGAGCCGATCGGGTTCATCGGGACGATCTCGCCGTCGAGCAACTCGACGCGCTCTCCGGGCTGGAAGACGCCGGCCGCTGCCATACGGTAGTACTCGTCCACCGTGAACAGCCGACGCGGAACCGACACGATCACGGCCTTACCTCCACTGGCATTGTACTGCTCCTCTCTCGCCGTCAGCGCTCGGAACGCCGCTGGTACTGGATCGCTTCGGCAAGGTGCGCCGGGCCGATGCGCTCCTGATCGGCAAGGTCGGCCACGGTCCGGGCGACCTTCAGGACGCGGTGATACGCCCGCGCCGAGAGGCCCAGGCGCTGGACGGCGGCTTTGAGCAGCGCCTCGCCAGCCGCGTCAAGCCCGCAGTGCAGCTTGAGCTCGCGGATGCCCATCTCGGCGTTGGCGGCCACGCGGAGGCCGGCGAAGCGCTGCCACTGGCGCGCCCGTGCCGCTTCGACGCGTGCCCTGACGGTTGCCGACGACTCGGCGGTGGTGTCGGCGGCCAGCTTCTCGTACTCCACGCGCGGCACGTCGACGTGCAGATCGATGCGGTCCAGCAGCGGGCCGGACAATCGCTTCTGGTACCGCTCGACCGCCTGGTGCTGACAGGTGCAGGTGCGCGTCATGTCCCCAGCGTAGCCGCAAGGACACGGATTCATCGCGCCGACGAGCATGAACCGGGCTGGGAACACAACGGTCCCGCGCGAACGGCCGATGGAGACCACGCCGTCTTCGAGCGGCTGGCGCATCACTTCGAGGACGGTCTGGGACAGCTCCGGCATCTCGTCCAGGAAAAGGACGCCCCGATGGGCCAACGAAAGCTCGCCGGGCTTGGCCCAGCCTGCGCCGCCACCAACCAGCCCGGCCGGGCTGATCGTGTGGTGCGGGGCGCGGAACGGTCGTCGTCTGACCAGTGAGCCGTGCTCGTGAAGGCGGCCGGCTACGGAGTAGATGCGGGTGACCTCCAGCGCTTCCTCGAAGGTCATACGCGGGAGAATCGACGGGAGCGAGCGCGCCAGCAGCGTCTTGCCGGTTCCGGGCGGCCCTCCCAGCAGGATGTTGTGTCCGCCGGCCGCCGCGACCTCCAGCGCACGGCGAGCATGCTCCTGCCCCTTGATGTGCGCCAGATCGACCCGCGGCTCTGAATCATCAGGCTTGTCGTCGGGAGCGCCGCCCTGCACGGCTGTCAGGGTGGCCTCGCCGCGCAGATGCGCGACCAGCTGGCCCAGCGTCGAGACGGGGATCACCTCGATGCCGTCCACCAGGGCGGCCTCGTCGGCATCCACGGCCGGCACGAACGCCGTGCGGATCCCTCGTTCGCGCGCCAGCCCGACCATCGGCAGGACACCCTGGAGGTGGCGCAGTGTGCCGTCCAGCGACAGCTCGCCCAGGAACACCACCGACGATGCGTCTACGGTGACCTGCTCCGACGCGAGCAGCACGCCGATGGCTATCGGCAGGTCGTAGGACGGCCCGGATTTCCGCAGCTCGGCCGGCGCGAGGTTGACGGTGATGCGGCGCGGCGGGAACGTCAGACCGCTGTTGCGGACGGCCGCGCGGACGCGCTCGCGGGCCTCCTGCACGGCGGTGTCGCCCAATCCGACGATGGTGAAGTTCGCCAGGCCCTGTCTGGCGATGTCTACCTCCACCTGCACAAGCTCCCCTTCTAGCCCGACGATGGCACAGGTCCAGACTTTGGCAAGCACGATTCCCCTCCGCGACGGGTGGTGTCTGCCAGTGGAGGTACGGCGTGTGCCCCGCCGTTACGGTGCGCCCGCGCGCCGTCGGTGCTGCCGCCGCCCCAGGGGCTGAGACGCCCGCGAGTACGCGGCTCCCGCGTGCGAGTTGACATGCAAATGCACCGTCAGTACACTTGCACTCCCGGTGGGAGTGTGGAGACGGGGTGGGGGTGGCGTGTGCATGGTTCGGTGCGCCTGCGGCGGCGGCGCTGGTTGATCCTGGTGGCCGGCGCTGGCGTCGGCATGGCTGTCGGCTGTGGCCCGCAACCGTCGCAGTCGCCGGCTGCACGTCAGCCGGCGGTGGGCCAGTCAACTCCTGCGACGGCTACGATATCGACGATGCAACCGGCGGCTCGGGCCGCCACGCAGCAGGCCGCGCCGGCGGGCGGCAAGCGCGCTGGCATCATCACCGCCACCCAGCTTTCGCTGCCGCCGAGCCTGCTGTGGGGCGTCCCGAACGGCTGGAGCAATCTCAGCAAGGTTGACGCGCTTGTCGGCGACTGGCTGGTCATGCCCGATGCCGATGGCGCGCTCGTGCCACGTCTCGCACGTGAGGTGCCGACCCTGGCCAACGGCGGCGCGCGCTTCGACGGTGAGGGGCCTGGCCGGCGGCTCCGGGTGACCTATCGGCTGCGCGATGGACTGGTCTGGCAGGACGGCGCCCCATTGACCTCGGCCGATATCGCGTTCGCCTTCGAGCTGCAGCGCAACCCCGACTTCCCGCTGATCGACCGCTCGCTGGTCGGCAAGGTCGACGAGGTTCGGACGCCAGATTCGCTGACTGCTGAGTTTGTGTTCAAGGCGGGGGCGTTCGATCCCGACTACGCGCGCGTCGGGGAGCCGTACCCGAAGCATCTGTGGAGTGGCGCCGCGCCGGCGCAGCTCCTCAAGAGCGAGCACGCTCAGAAGCCGGTCCACGCTGGCCCGTATCGGTTGAAGGAGGCGCGCCCGAACGAGTACCTGCTCTTCGAGGCGAACCCGCGTTACTGGGCCGGTCCGCCGCAAACGCCGACCCTGGTGATGAAGGTCGCGGCGGACAGCAACGCCATGTTCGCGCAGGCGCGCGCAGGGCAGCAGCAGGTCACGATGTTCGGCTACACCGGCGCAGATCTGCTGCCGGAGCTGGAGAAGTTCGCGGCGGACGGCCGGCACAAGGTCATCGTGCGGCCGAGCACCAGCACGCTGATCGTCGGGCTGAACCTCGACCGCCCGGTGCTTCGCGATGTGCGGGTGCGTCGCGCGCTGTTGATGGCGCTCGACCGCCAGGGCATGAATCAGGCGATCCTGCACGGGCGCGTCGGCGTCCTCAACAGCTGGATGACGGCGGCAAGCCCTGGCTACGCCGCCGATCTGACCGCGCCGTCTGGCGGCGTCGCCGCTGCCCGGGCGCTGCTGGCCGAGGCCGGCTGGTCCCCAGGGGCAGACGGCGTACTTCAGAAGGACGGGCAGCGCTTCGAGATCGCGTTCTGGGGCCGCACCGAGGACCGACAGCGGGAGCTGTACATGCAGGCGATTGCCCGTGACTGGAAGGCGATCGGCGTGGAGGCGGCCATCACGCTCCGGCCCACCGATCTGGTCTTCGGCAAGAAGGGGGCGGGCGTCGTGAGCCGCCGTGAGTTCGACGCGGTGGTGTGGCAGGTCAGCCCGATGGACGCAGCCGGAGGCTACACCCTGTGGCACTCAAGCCAGATCCCGTCGGAGGCGAACGGGATGACCGGCGAGAACTACTTCGGCTGGCGCAACGCCCAGGCCGACGACCTGCTGGCGAAGGCGCGCAGCACCACCTCCGAAGACGAGCGGATCGCCGCCTACCGCGAGCATCAGCGGCTGTTCATGGAAGACCTGCCCGCGCTGCCGCTTTTCTCGCACGACCTGATTCACCTGGTCCGGTCGGATGTCCTGAACTACCGGCCCACGAATTCGGTGCGCGTCGCGGACACCTGGAACGCCGCCGAGTGGACCGCCTCCTCGTGAGCCGCTAGGTGCTCCGGGCGCGCACGATCCTCGGCCGGCTCGCGCAGGCAACGGTGACGCTGGTGCTGGTGACCCTGGCCCTCTTCGGGCTGCTCCACGCGATCCCCGGCGGGCCGTTCCGCAACCTGATCGGGGAGGGCGTTGGCGCGGATCCGGCGGCAGCCCAGCGTGCTGAGGCGTTGCTGGGCCTGGACCGTCCCCCGCTCGAACGGTACGCGAGCTGGCTGGCCGGTCTGGTGGCCGGGGATTTTGGCACGTCCTGGGTCGTGGCGCCCGGCCGGGCGGTCGGACCGCTGCTGCTGGACGGACTGCTGCACACACTCGCGCTGACGGCGACGGCGCTATTGCTTGCCGTAGTCGTGGGCGGCGCGCTCGGGCTGGTCTCGGCGCTGCGGCCCGGCTCGGCGGTGGACACGGGTCTGGGGTTGGCCTCGCTGGTGGTTGGCGGCGCCCCGACCTTCTGGGTGGGGATGCTGGTGCTGATCGTGTTCGCCGTCGAGCTGGCGTGGCTGCCGGCTGGCGGCGCGCAGACGATTGGCCGAGGCGACCTTCCAGACCGTCTCGGCTATCTGGTGCTGCCGGTGCTGACGCTCGCGAGCGTCGAGATCGCGGCCTGGGGGCGCTACGTGCGCGCCGCCCTGCTGGACGAGCTGGGGCGCGACCATCTGCGGACCGCCCGCGCCAAGGGGCTGTCCGAATGGGCCGTGCTGCTCCGCCACGTCCTGCCGAACGCCCTGCCGCCGCTGATCGGGCTGCTCTCGCTGGAAGCGCCGTCGCTGATCGCCGGGGCCACGGTGACGGAAGCGGTCTTCAGCTATCCCGGTCTGGGCCGTCTCCTGCTGACCGCGCTGCGCGCGTTCGACTGGCCGCTGGTGCAGGGTATCGCGCTGCTGCTGGCGGTGGCGGTGATCGGCGCGAGCCTGCTGGCCGAAGTCGCCGTGGCGCTGGTGAACCCGCGCCTGCGGGCCTGATGTCTCCGCCCCGATGGTGACGACGTGGCCCCGCCGTGTGCTGGCGCACCGGACCGGGCGGCCGTCGCTGCTGGTGCTGGCCGGCCTCGCGCTGGTCTGTCTGCTCGCGCCGGTCCTCGTGCCGGCCGGCCCCGAGGCCGGCTCGCTGGCGTCCACGCTGCGCCGGCCATCGCTCGATCATCTCCTTG is a window encoding:
- a CDS encoding carboxypeptidase regulatory-like domain-containing protein → MRAVMLVLVVLLLVSGTGSASAQLTPPRQGARNVRGIHTLAASRQAIDDQLTWASGLAGVGGHVTQPFLGIGAETTGPSADALAYVEGAYARGLNPILVLQGQYVNRDGCNATGYVGWRAPTPDSDGGRYTREAAGYARFVAGLPRRDDRTLTVQLANEPNLSEMWGGVVDPAAYARFQVDVAAAIRALGDPRIRVLNAALAPEGSLDNLEFIAAALTAEPAFAQSFDAWASHPYPRNQPPANNLHDGTALPNSRYAIDAYQLELETLARHGVKSDQLRVVLTETGYELGDRHYGEYPPIGDALRADYMAEAFAHWARWPEVQAVTPFQLSGWYGSWRSFDWVHPSSLTGPHGLPTQPRLQYGRLLLGMGMVTGSVQDDRGRPVGGVDMVAEPGGYLATSLPDGSFVLLARPGEYTLRASRTGFVPETMTRVPVAAGTQTPLAIRLPAEPSPTLRNPGFDDDDLSGWTAWGDVDGTQAGPWFFGIEAAAGARFVGTAVNCGAKDGGLYQTVSTTPGTLVTVEAATLTRRDGAAPIANRVGVDPWGGADPRAATIIWSEPVETHSAWQRITLAVQAESDRVTVFLAFDQDAANPWNVSAFDDIRMQQTP
- a CDS encoding L-rhamnose mutarotase, with the translated sequence MQRIGFIIKLKPGADPAEYRRRHDEIWPEMVAALSGAGIRNYSIFRDGSRLFAYLEVEDLAAMQRTLASDPVNARWQAYMRDMIEIDTDPETGFAILLPEMFHMD
- a CDS encoding Uma2 family endonuclease, which translates into the protein MIVSVPRRLFTVDEYYRMAAAGVFQPGERVELLDGEIVPMNPIGSPHAWCVTRPTEIFAPLVGRVRLRVQHPIRLHDRCEPEPDLALVRRSAPQDRHPSAADTLLIVEAADNSLRKDRGRKRAIYARARIPESWIVDLSGERVEIYRQPTARGYRLTSLARRGEIVSPLCTPDLDMDVSAILGDAAPAGPTAD
- a CDS encoding YifB family Mg chelatase-like AAA ATPase, yielding MLAKVWTCAIVGLEGELVQVEVDIARQGLANFTIVGLGDTAVQEARERVRAAVRNSGLTFPPRRITVNLAPAELRKSGPSYDLPIAIGVLLASEQVTVDASSVVFLGELSLDGTLRHLQGVLPMVGLARERGIRTAFVPAVDADEAALVDGIEVIPVSTLGQLVAHLRGEATLTAVQGGAPDDKPDDSEPRVDLAHIKGQEHARRALEVAAAGGHNILLGGPPGTGKTLLARSLPSILPRMTFEEALEVTRIYSVAGRLHEHGSLVRRRPFRAPHHTISPAGLVGGGAGWAKPGELSLAHRGVLFLDEMPELSQTVLEVMRQPLEDGVVSIGRSRGTVVFPARFMLVGAMNPCPCGYAGDMTRTCTCQHQAVERYQKRLSGPLLDRIDLHVDVPRVEYEKLAADTTAESSATVRARVEAARARQWQRFAGLRVAANAEMGIRELKLHCGLDAAGEALLKAAVQRLGLSARAYHRVLKVARTVADLADQERIGPAHLAEAIQYQRRSER
- a CDS encoding peptide ABC transporter substrate-binding protein yields the protein MQPAARAATQQAAPAGGKRAGIITATQLSLPPSLLWGVPNGWSNLSKVDALVGDWLVMPDADGALVPRLAREVPTLANGGARFDGEGPGRRLRVTYRLRDGLVWQDGAPLTSADIAFAFELQRNPDFPLIDRSLVGKVDEVRTPDSLTAEFVFKAGAFDPDYARVGEPYPKHLWSGAAPAQLLKSEHAQKPVHAGPYRLKEARPNEYLLFEANPRYWAGPPQTPTLVMKVAADSNAMFAQARAGQQQVTMFGYTGADLLPELEKFAADGRHKVIVRPSTSTLIVGLNLDRPVLRDVRVRRALLMALDRQGMNQAILHGRVGVLNSWMTAASPGYAADLTAPSGGVAAARALLAEAGWSPGADGVLQKDGQRFEIAFWGRTEDRQRELYMQAIARDWKAIGVEAAITLRPTDLVFGKKGAGVVSRREFDAVVWQVSPMDAAGGYTLWHSSQIPSEANGMTGENYFGWRNAQADDLLAKARSTTSEDERIAAYREHQRLFMEDLPALPLFSHDLIHLVRSDVLNYRPTNSVRVADTWNAAEWTASS
- a CDS encoding ABC transporter permease; the protein is MLRARTILGRLAQATVTLVLVTLALFGLLHAIPGGPFRNLIGEGVGADPAAAQRAEALLGLDRPPLERYASWLAGLVAGDFGTSWVVAPGRAVGPLLLDGLLHTLALTATALLLAVVVGGALGLVSALRPGSAVDTGLGLASLVVGGAPTFWVGMLVLIVFAVELAWLPAGGAQTIGRGDLPDRLGYLVLPVLTLASVEIAAWGRYVRAALLDELGRDHLRTARAKGLSEWAVLLRHVLPNALPPLIGLLSLEAPSLIAGATVTEAVFSYPGLGRLLLTALRAFDWPLVQGIALLLAVAVIGASLLAEVAVALVNPRLRA